Proteins encoded together in one Bacteroidota bacterium window:
- a CDS encoding 6-phosphofructokinase encodes MQKHKLFKGKTLAILSGGGDTPAINSSIESVRNRASLLGFKVFGIRHGWKGLLGDGDVVDLTHQPYNGWYGGSALRSSRTNPFPSKKNPESRVPQLLKNLERYKIDVLVTIGGDDTNGAAKRLYETEGIPVIGFPKTIDNDLRTRTMHTFEGKEIEAVLCPGFPSAAKAVAEYTANLKTTAESHSRIIVLEVMGRDAGWLTGSALFGGASLGLVPEFEITKERKEVFFETVKETYMRNPKKSLIIPVSEGVRWYNEKEGKVDVVYASSEVDEYGHPRFGGISGIIASEISRKLKIEARAQISGYYARSGGCRKYDRRLTMTLADKIVDLLLREEFGQMPVMKKMVPYEELEEFNTASIDMGQIGNKPLPEEYYDIDKFSFSPAYMDFLFNILRYMRYEDFAYDFPVVIPEDLK; translated from the coding sequence ATGCAAAAACACAAACTCTTCAAAGGCAAGACACTTGCAATTCTTTCCGGCGGTGGTGATACCCCTGCCATTAACTCAAGTATAGAGTCGGTAAGAAACAGAGCTTCATTGCTTGGGTTCAAAGTTTTCGGTATCCGGCACGGATGGAAAGGCCTCCTGGGTGATGGTGATGTTGTCGACCTTACTCATCAGCCCTATAATGGCTGGTATGGTGGATCGGCACTCAGGTCAAGCCGCACCAATCCTTTTCCGTCAAAGAAAAATCCGGAAAGCAGAGTACCGCAACTTCTGAAGAACCTGGAGAGATACAAGATCGATGTGCTGGTTACAATCGGGGGTGACGACACCAACGGTGCAGCCAAACGCCTCTACGAAACGGAAGGTATACCTGTAATTGGCTTTCCAAAAACCATCGACAATGATTTGAGGACACGCACCATGCATACCTTTGAGGGTAAGGAGATTGAAGCTGTTCTTTGTCCGGGCTTCCCTTCCGCAGCCAAAGCCGTGGCAGAATATACGGCAAATCTGAAAACTACTGCCGAATCACATTCCAGGATAATCGTTCTTGAAGTGATGGGAAGGGATGCAGGATGGCTGACCGGTTCCGCTTTGTTTGGCGGTGCCAGCCTCGGATTGGTGCCTGAATTCGAAATCACTAAGGAACGTAAGGAGGTCTTTTTTGAGACCGTTAAGGAAACCTACATGCGCAATCCAAAGAAATCCCTCATCATCCCCGTATCGGAAGGAGTGCGCTGGTATAATGAAAAAGAAGGCAAGGTAGACGTCGTTTATGCTTCGTCGGAAGTGGATGAATATGGCCACCCACGTTTCGGTGGGATCAGCGGAATTATTGCTTCGGAAATATCCAGGAAACTGAAAATTGAAGCCCGTGCCCAGATTTCCGGGTATTATGCACGCTCCGGCGGATGCCGCAAATACGACCGCAGACTTACCATGACCCTCGCCGATAAAATTGTAGACCTTTTACTTAGGGAGGAATTCGGACAAATGCCGGTTATGAAAAAAATGGTGCCCTATGAGGAACTGGAGGAATTTAATACGGCTTCTATCGATATGGGACAAATAGGAAATAAACCATTGCCGGAGGAATACTATGATATCGATAAATTCAGTTTTTCCCCAGCTTATATGGATTTTCTGTTCAATATCCTTCGCTATATGCGTTATGAGGATTTTGCCTACGACTTTCCGGTAGTTATTCCGGAAGACCTGAAATAG